The following are from one region of the Phormidium sp. PBR-2020 genome:
- a CDS encoding DUF4347 domain-containing protein — protein MRYSSFAFSPSRLVVLDAGVDSVQSLAAGVRSGVEVLILRGDRDGVGQITEAIAARPGLQELHIIAHGCPGSLRLGNSALNLQGLRDNPFRLQAWGEGKGDWAIALYGCQVAAGDAGAEFIEKLHHLTGATISASTQVVGHSSLGGTWELDVQQGLGPVPAVVLDESVRRSVVGVFFDFAVDANSSITEPLAGGPWFFPSPPVSQEDVQVIFNGTNGTFTYNPRNLASSIANPDVFRSLPAFDDENPATFTFDEFEYIADSNTIEVAIKIRGVNEAPVASNFSIGIGDPPLLKTETFVVNDPGNNKSLRQNATDIDNDDDTLKFSGPDTSSRGATVTINEDGTYTYDPRNVNEIQQIPDGQTITDTFQYTVEDPGGLTNSGTVTVQIRGLNTAVVANDNEANVRRGESVTIPVLANDTNIEGGPITILDFQTSTDNGGSITRSGDSLVYRAPNDFIGQDTFSYIAANLGGSDSANVTITVNTPPNASNVTAFSESAAQPIRIAVLDNDSDPDEPFGDTISVKSTDELPRRGGRLSILSTGEILYTAPSGYNGPNRFQYTIEDSLGATDTATVIINPPRAQDDAFRTRPDEVLRIPVLENDEVFSNVSIVAFDTEGLNEGSITRDGNQLVYVAKPGFEGFDYFEYTIEDIDGNRSSAMVEVLVSPSVRTPEEEEARRREPDNPFGNLGSTIQIAPIATRNPNPAVDSREVTPETEGFVLLGDANPNTLIALDGVNNAIAGFEGNDNIYGGSGDDTLFGNQGNDFIRAGGGNNLIFGGAGDDYIEGGPGQDTIYGNRGNDVIQGGSGNQLIFGDSGVNRIDGGRGNDTVIGGVDADIITGNFGNDVLIGGGGNDIIQGGDGNDLIFGNQGDDVLDGGRGDDTIYGGQGNDTIYGSAGNNRLKGDLGNDVLVSGSGADSFVLEVPDDGSVDLILNFSPDRGDKLVILGGFNASDIIVQPSGDNSLIRIANTDITLAVLQSTPFDAIGPEDFVFE, from the coding sequence ATGCGCTATTCCTCTTTTGCTTTTTCTCCCTCTCGCCTCGTTGTTCTTGATGCTGGGGTGGACTCGGTTCAATCTCTCGCGGCTGGGGTGCGCTCTGGGGTGGAGGTCTTGATTCTGCGGGGCGATCGCGATGGGGTGGGGCAGATTACCGAGGCGATCGCCGCTCGGCCAGGCTTGCAAGAATTGCATATTATCGCCCATGGTTGTCCGGGGTCTCTGAGACTGGGAAACAGTGCGCTGAATTTGCAAGGACTGAGGGACAACCCTTTCAGATTACAGGCTTGGGGTGAGGGGAAGGGAGACTGGGCGATCGCCCTCTATGGCTGTCAGGTGGCCGCTGGGGATGCGGGGGCGGAGTTTATTGAAAAATTACATCACTTGACAGGTGCGACCATTTCTGCATCGACTCAGGTGGTGGGTCATAGCAGTTTGGGCGGTACTTGGGAGTTGGATGTCCAGCAAGGTCTCGGCCCAGTTCCTGCGGTGGTTTTGGATGAGTCGGTTCGGCGATCGGTTGTGGGAGTATTTTTCGACTTTGCTGTTGACGCTAATAGCAGTATTACAGAGCCACTTGCAGGAGGACCCTGGTTTTTTCCGAGTCCTCCTGTCAGTCAGGAGGACGTCCAAGTTATTTTTAATGGGACAAATGGAACCTTTACCTATAACCCTAGAAATCTAGCTTCATCCATAGCTAATCCAGACGTTTTTCGTAGCCTCCCCGCCTTTGATGACGAAAATCCAGCAACTTTTACTTTCGATGAATTTGAATATATTGCTGATAGTAATACGATTGAAGTTGCCATAAAAATTCGTGGGGTTAATGAAGCCCCAGTTGCTTCTAACTTCTCGATTGGCATTGGTGATCCGCCGCTTCTAAAAACTGAGACCTTTGTAGTCAATGACCCAGGGAATAATAAGTCATTACGTCAAAACGCAACCGATATTGACAACGATGATGACACCTTAAAATTCAGCGGACCCGACACCAGTTCTCGGGGGGCAACGGTTACCATCAATGAGGATGGAACCTATACCTATGATCCTCGAAATGTTAATGAAATCCAACAAATTCCCGATGGTCAAACCATTACCGATACCTTCCAATACACCGTAGAAGATCCCGGTGGACTCACCAACTCAGGAACTGTTACTGTTCAAATCCGAGGCTTAAACACAGCGGTTGTTGCCAACGATAACGAAGCCAACGTACGACGGGGAGAATCCGTCACCATTCCTGTGTTGGCTAACGACACTAACATCGAAGGTGGTCCCATCACCATTCTCGATTTCCAAACCAGCACCGACAATGGAGGCAGTATTACTCGCAGTGGTGACTCATTAGTTTATCGTGCCCCCAATGACTTTATTGGACAAGACACCTTTAGCTATATTGCCGCCAACCTAGGGGGAAGTGACAGTGCCAACGTCACCATTACGGTTAACACGCCCCCTAACGCCTCCAACGTCACCGCCTTTAGTGAATCAGCCGCACAACCGATTCGTATTGCTGTCCTAGACAACGACAGTGACCCCGACGAACCGTTTGGGGATACCATCAGCGTCAAGAGTACTGATGAGTTGCCCCGACGGGGGGGCCGCCTCAGTATCCTCAGCACTGGGGAAATTCTCTACACCGCTCCGAGTGGCTATAACGGACCTAACCGCTTCCAATACACCATCGAAGATAGTCTCGGTGCAACCGATACCGCCACCGTGATTATCAATCCCCCGAGAGCGCAAGACGACGCCTTCCGCACTCGTCCCGATGAAGTGTTGCGGATTCCGGTGCTGGAGAATGATGAAGTCTTCAGTAACGTCTCCATTGTCGCCTTTGACACCGAGGGACTCAATGAAGGCTCCATTACTCGCGATGGCAATCAACTCGTCTATGTCGCCAAACCCGGTTTTGAAGGCTTTGATTACTTCGAGTACACCATCGAGGATATTGATGGTAATCGATCCAGCGCGATGGTGGAAGTGTTGGTCTCCCCTAGTGTCAGAACTCCGGAGGAAGAGGAAGCACGCCGCCGTGAACCTGATAACCCCTTTGGAAATCTCGGTAGCACCATTCAAATTGCTCCCATCGCCACTCGCAATCCCAATCCTGCGGTTGATAGCCGGGAAGTCACCCCGGAAACTGAAGGATTTGTGCTACTCGGAGATGCCAACCCCAACACCCTCATCGCCTTAGATGGGGTGAATAATGCTATTGCCGGCTTTGAGGGCAACGATAATATCTATGGGGGAAGTGGAGATGATACTCTCTTTGGCAACCAGGGTAATGATTTTATTCGCGCTGGAGGGGGGAATAACCTAATCTTCGGTGGTGCAGGCGATGACTATATCGAAGGCGGACCGGGACAGGATACGATTTATGGCAATCGTGGTAACGATGTGATTCAGGGAGGCTCAGGCAATCAACTTATCTTTGGTGATTCCGGTGTTAACCGCATTGATGGCGGTCGTGGCAATGATACGGTGATTGGTGGCGTGGATGCAGACATCATCACCGGTAATTTTGGCAATGATGTGCTGATTGGTGGTGGTGGCAATGACATCATCCAAGGGGGTGATGGGAATGACCTCATCTTTGGCAATCAAGGGGATGATGTCCTCGATGGGGGTCGTGGTGATGACACCATCTACGGTGGACAGGGTAATGACACCATTTATGGGAGTGCCGGCAATAATCGTCTCAAGGGAGATTTGGGCAATGATGTTCTTGTCAGTGGCAGTGGTGCAGACTCCTTTGTCTTAGAGGTTCCTGACGATGGTTCGGTGGATCTGATTCTCAACTTCAGTCCTGACCGGGGTGATAAGCTCGTGATTTTGGGCGGCTTTAATGCTTCTGATATTATTGTTCAACCCAGTGGTGACAATAGCCTGATTCGCATTGCTAATACGGATATTACTCTGGCTGTCTTACAAAGCACTCCCTTTGATGCGATCGGCCCTGAAGATTTTGTGTTTGAGTGA
- the psbD gene encoding photosystem II D2 protein (photosystem q(a) protein) codes for MTIAVSRAPERSWFDVLDDWLKRDRFVFVGWSGILLFPCAYLAVGGWLTGTTFVTSWYTHGLASSYLEGCNFLTVAVSTPPDSLGHSLLFLWGPEAQWNFARWCQLGGLWTFTALHGAFGLIGFMLRQFEIARLVGLRPYNAIAFSGPIAVFVSVFLLYPLGQSSWFFAPSFGVAAIFRFILFFQGFHNWTLNPFHMMGVAGILGGALLCAIHGATVENTLFQDGEGANTFRAFEPTQAEETYSMVTANRFWSQIFGIAFSNKRWLHFFMLFVPVTGLWMSAIGVVGLGLNLRAYDFTSQEIRAAEDPEFETFYTKNILLNEGIRAWMAPTDQPHQNFEFPEEVLPRGNAL; via the coding sequence ATGACCATCGCTGTAAGTCGCGCACCAGAAAGAAGCTGGTTCGACGTACTCGACGACTGGCTCAAACGCGATCGCTTCGTGTTTGTCGGCTGGTCCGGTATTCTTCTGTTCCCCTGCGCCTACCTCGCCGTCGGCGGTTGGCTCACCGGAACCACCTTTGTCACATCCTGGTATACCCACGGTCTGGCATCTTCCTACCTCGAAGGTTGCAACTTCCTGACCGTTGCCGTGTCCACCCCTCCTGACAGTTTGGGTCACTCCTTGCTGTTCCTGTGGGGTCCCGAAGCCCAGTGGAACTTTGCCCGCTGGTGCCAACTCGGTGGACTTTGGACCTTTACCGCCCTCCACGGCGCCTTTGGACTGATTGGCTTCATGCTGCGTCAGTTTGAAATTGCCCGTCTGGTGGGATTGCGTCCTTACAACGCGATCGCCTTCAGCGGTCCCATCGCCGTGTTCGTGAGCGTGTTCCTCCTCTATCCCCTCGGACAATCGAGCTGGTTCTTCGCTCCGAGCTTCGGTGTGGCGGCAATCTTCCGTTTCATTCTCTTTTTCCAAGGGTTCCACAACTGGACCCTTAACCCCTTCCACATGATGGGTGTCGCCGGTATCCTCGGTGGAGCGCTCCTCTGCGCCATTCACGGTGCAACTGTGGAAAACACCCTCTTCCAAGATGGTGAAGGTGCCAACACCTTCCGCGCCTTTGAACCCACCCAAGCCGAAGAAACCTACTCCATGGTGACGGCTAACCGGTTCTGGTCTCAGATTTTCGGGATTGCCTTCTCCAACAAACGCTGGTTGCACTTCTTCATGCTCTTTGTTCCTGTGACGGGACTGTGGATGAGTGCCATCGGTGTCGTCGGACTCGGCTTAAACCTGCGGGCCTATGACTTCACCAGCCAAGAAATTCGCGCTGCTGAAGACCCCGAATTTGAAACCTTCTACACCAAGAACATCCTTCTCAACGAAGGGATTCGGGCTTGGATGGCTCCGACTGACCAACCCCACCAAAACTTTGAGTTCCCCGAGGAAGTTCTGCCTCGCGGTAACGCACTCTAA
- a CDS encoding pantothenate kinase has protein sequence MSLAHGCDGREAWLAIALGNSRLHWARFEAGAIAAMGHSPHFRASETRVSLAHRQWWSWLRSGTPLVVASVVPQQLQLLCQFLPQTSPIYRLTTDSLPLQGLYAGFGLDRGLAGLGAGERWGFPVLVIDGGTALTLTGFDEERSLVGGAIAPGVALQSRALWEGTALPETHNSQDLGLPSRWALETGEAIRSGIIYTLLAGVEQFIQSWYGQFPDSTVVFTGGDGAMLAAGLGQIAPELGSNWCVDPEVLFWGMAAIWQSKQDSSISTLYSK, from the coding sequence ATGAGTCTGGCTCACGGATGCGACGGGCGAGAGGCTTGGTTGGCGATCGCCCTGGGGAACTCACGTCTCCATTGGGCCCGGTTTGAGGCTGGGGCGATCGCCGCGATGGGCCATAGTCCTCATTTTAGAGCGTCTGAGACGAGGGTATCCCTAGCACATCGGCAATGGTGGTCCTGGTTAAGGTCGGGAACGCCTCTCGTGGTTGCCAGTGTGGTTCCTCAACAGCTTCAACTCTTGTGTCAGTTTCTGCCGCAGACAAGCCCCATATACCGTCTCACGACCGATTCCCTGCCCTTGCAAGGACTGTATGCTGGGTTTGGTTTAGATCGGGGTTTGGCGGGGTTAGGGGCGGGAGAACGTTGGGGCTTTCCGGTTCTGGTCATCGATGGAGGAACGGCCCTGACGCTGACGGGGTTTGACGAGGAGCGATCGCTTGTTGGAGGGGCGATCGCTCCTGGGGTGGCGCTACAATCTCGCGCCTTGTGGGAGGGGACGGCGTTACCCGAGACGCATAACTCCCAAGACTTGGGTCTTCCGTCTCGTTGGGCGTTAGAGACCGGGGAGGCGATTCGTAGTGGCATTATCTATACGCTATTGGCAGGGGTTGAACAATTTATTCAATCCTGGTACGGGCAGTTTCCGGATAGTACCGTGGTTTTTACAGGAGGGGACGGGGCAATGTTGGCGGCGGGCTTGGGCCAGATTGCACCTGAGTTAGGGTCAAATTGGTGCGTTGATCCTGAAGTGCTGTTTTGGGGGATGGCCGCGATCTGGCAATCAAAACAAGACAGTTCAATATCAACGTTGTATAGCAAGTGA
- a CDS encoding NYN domain-containing protein produces the protein MPRSSTPVTLLVDGYNIIGIWSALRDVRDRDGLEAARRELIESLVNYSAFHGYEAQVVFDSQYRNSRGMREVISRNLAVQYTDFNQTADTYIEKLCAVRARQRAPFASRTIVATSDRAQQLTVVGYGAEWMSADQLHLDVTATQQRMRRRQRSKPKRASRPFLGSRLDPIAQQRLAQLRRGY, from the coding sequence ATGCCACGTTCTTCAACCCCCGTAACCCTCCTTGTCGATGGGTATAACATCATTGGTATCTGGTCAGCTCTGCGCGATGTCCGCGATCGCGATGGCTTAGAAGCCGCCCGCAGAGAGCTAATTGAATCGTTAGTGAACTACAGTGCCTTCCATGGCTATGAGGCGCAAGTGGTTTTTGATTCTCAATATCGTAATTCCCGAGGGATGCGAGAGGTGATTTCTCGTAACCTAGCGGTGCAATACACAGATTTTAATCAAACCGCAGATACTTATATCGAAAAACTCTGTGCGGTGCGGGCCAGACAACGAGCGCCCTTTGCCTCTCGCACTATTGTCGCCACGAGCGATCGCGCGCAACAATTAACGGTCGTCGGCTATGGTGCGGAGTGGATGTCGGCGGATCAACTCCATTTAGATGTGACGGCCACTCAGCAACGGATGCGCCGTCGTCAACGCAGTAAACCCAAACGTGCTAGCCGTCCCTTCCTGGGAAGTCGCCTCGATCCCATTGCCCAGCAACGACTGGCTCAGTTACGCCGAGGCTATTAA
- a CDS encoding aldo/keto reductase — translation MPVFSCGGMRYQHSWKDVPLGEIPQESQRNLEAVIRRSLDLGINHIETARGYGTSEIQLGRILPQVPRDELIVQTKVVPTANPGEFRETFHQSLANLKLDYVDLLGIHGLNTPQLLEETLRPGGCLEEAQRLQGEGKVRYIGFSTHGATELIERAIASDQFDYVNLHWYYINQANWSAIEAARRHDMGVFIISPSNKGGLLYQPSPRLVELCQPLSPLVFNNLFCLSHPQVHTLSLGAARPADFEEHLKTLALLERADEILPPILERLETAAIARLGEDWYSSWFKGLPEYHQTPGEVNIPVILWLRNLAIAYDMIDYGKMRYNLLGNGGHWFPGKPAKEVNRRSLLQVLRDSPHAQIIPDLLQETHQLLGGRDVQRLSQQ, via the coding sequence ATGCCCGTGTTCTCCTGTGGGGGAATGCGCTATCAACATTCTTGGAAAGATGTGCCGCTGGGAGAGATTCCCCAGGAGAGTCAGCGCAATTTGGAGGCGGTGATTCGGCGATCGCTCGATCTGGGCATTAACCATATTGAAACAGCCCGAGGCTATGGAACCTCAGAGATTCAGTTAGGGCGGATTTTGCCTCAGGTTCCCCGTGATGAGTTGATTGTACAAACTAAAGTGGTTCCCACCGCTAATCCTGGGGAGTTTCGCGAGACGTTCCATCAATCCCTGGCTAACCTCAAGTTGGACTATGTGGATTTGTTGGGGATTCACGGATTGAATACGCCGCAACTGCTAGAGGAAACGTTACGGCCAGGGGGATGTTTAGAGGAAGCCCAACGGCTACAGGGAGAGGGGAAGGTTCGCTATATTGGCTTTTCGACTCATGGCGCGACGGAGTTGATTGAGAGGGCGATCGCCTCGGATCAATTCGATTATGTGAATCTGCATTGGTACTATATCAATCAAGCCAATTGGTCGGCCATTGAGGCGGCGCGACGCCATGATATGGGGGTATTTATTATCAGTCCATCGAATAAGGGGGGATTGTTATATCAACCCTCGCCTCGGTTGGTGGAGTTATGTCAACCTCTCTCGCCGCTGGTGTTTAACAATCTTTTTTGTTTGAGTCACCCGCAAGTTCACACCTTGAGTTTAGGGGCGGCCCGCCCTGCGGATTTTGAGGAACATCTCAAAACCTTAGCCCTGTTAGAACGTGCGGATGAGATTCTACCGCCAATTTTAGAGCGTCTGGAAACGGCGGCGATCGCCCGTTTAGGTGAAGACTGGTATTCTTCCTGGTTTAAGGGCCTGCCGGAGTATCATCAAACGCCGGGTGAGGTGAATATCCCGGTGATTCTTTGGTTACGGAACTTGGCGATCGCCTACGATATGATTGACTATGGCAAAATGCGCTATAACTTGCTGGGAAATGGCGGTCATTGGTTCCCCGGTAAGCCGGCTAAAGAGGTGAATCGGCGATCGCTCTTACAGGTATTGCGAGACAGTCCCCACGCTCAGATTATCCCGGATCTGTTGCAGGAGACTCATCAACTCTTGGGGGGACGAGATGTGCAACGGCTATCTCAACAATAA
- a CDS encoding Glu/Leu/Phe/Val dehydrogenase, which yields MSQSLFADAMTRLDKALQHISISSEAIERLRYPKASLAVSIPVRLDNGELKVFQGYRVRYDDTRGPTKGGIRYHPNVSLDEVQSLAFWMTFKCAAVGIPFGGAKGGIVVNPKALSRMELERLSRGYIDAIADFIGPDTDIPAPDVYTNATIMGWMMDQYSIISRKFSPAVVTGKPTAIGGSLGRDTATAMGAYFVIRNLMSRHQKLPQVTTVAIQGFGNAGGMLAELLHNAGYKVVAVSDSKGAIYNPEGLDIPGVRRYQRDRKQIEAVYCEGSVCNIGDRQVLTNSELLTLDVDVLIPAALENQITLANAHEIKAKFIFEVANGPISSAADLILEQNGVCVVPDILVNSGGVTVSYFEWLQNRSGLYWSLEDVNQRLQTKMEAETSQIVDLAQDLSLSLRTAAYVHALKRLALALEAKGTQQYFAKS from the coding sequence ATGTCTCAATCTCTATTTGCCGACGCCATGACTCGGCTCGATAAAGCCTTGCAGCATATCTCAATCTCTAGTGAGGCGATTGAGCGATTGCGCTATCCTAAGGCAAGTCTGGCGGTTTCAATTCCTGTGCGTCTCGATAATGGTGAGTTAAAAGTGTTTCAGGGCTATCGGGTTCGCTACGATGATACCCGAGGCCCGACAAAAGGGGGAATTCGCTATCATCCCAATGTTAGCCTCGATGAAGTGCAATCGTTGGCGTTCTGGATGACCTTTAAATGTGCAGCGGTGGGCATTCCTTTTGGGGGAGCAAAAGGGGGCATCGTGGTCAACCCCAAAGCCTTATCCCGGATGGAACTAGAGCGATTGAGTCGAGGCTATATTGACGCGATCGCCGATTTTATTGGCCCCGATACCGATATCCCCGCCCCGGATGTCTATACCAACGCCACCATTATGGGTTGGATGATGGATCAGTATAGTATTATCAGCCGCAAGTTTTCCCCGGCTGTGGTGACGGGGAAACCCACGGCCATTGGCGGGAGTCTGGGACGAGACACCGCGACGGCCATGGGGGCCTATTTCGTCATTCGTAATTTGATGAGCAGACATCAAAAACTGCCCCAGGTGACAACGGTGGCGATTCAGGGGTTTGGCAATGCTGGGGGAATGTTGGCCGAGTTACTCCATAACGCTGGCTATAAAGTCGTAGCTGTGAGTGATTCCAAAGGGGCCATTTATAATCCTGAAGGCTTAGATATTCCTGGGGTACGTCGTTATCAGCGCGATCGCAAACAGATCGAAGCCGTCTATTGTGAAGGCAGTGTTTGTAATATTGGCGATCGGCAAGTCCTCACGAATAGCGAACTCCTGACTCTGGATGTGGATGTGCTGATTCCGGCGGCGTTGGAAAACCAAATTACCCTGGCCAATGCCCATGAGATTAAAGCCAAGTTCATCTTCGAGGTGGCTAATGGGCCGATCAGTTCGGCCGCAGACTTAATTTTGGAGCAGAATGGGGTATGTGTGGTCCCTGATATCCTTGTCAACTCCGGAGGCGTGACGGTGAGTTACTTTGAGTGGCTCCAGAACCGTAGTGGCCTCTATTGGAGTTTAGAGGATGTCAACCAACGTCTACAAACCAAAATGGAGGCGGAAACCTCGCAGATTGTCGATCTCGCTCAAGACTTGAGCCTGTCACTGCGAACCGCCGCTTATGTTCATGCCCTTAAACGTCTCGCCTTGGCCCTTGAAGCCAAGGGAACTCAGCAATACTTCGCGAAATCGTGA
- a CDS encoding energy-coupling factor ABC transporter ATP-binding protein, translating to MASRSTHPAITVRDVSFEWNSGSVVLNHCSLEVPAGEFWMLLGTNGSGKSTLLRILADLLPRKGGQVEMHGQVGFVFQNPDHQLVMPTVGADVAFGLVEERLTVPQVRQRVTEALTLVNLQDLQQRPIYALSGGQKQRVAIAGAIARHCDILLLDEPTALLDPESQTDLVQQVSELVRQRQMTALWVTHRLDELDYCDGAFLLEGGRVVDSGEPERLKRRLMSQG from the coding sequence ATGGCATCAAGGTCTACACATCCCGCCATTACGGTGCGGGATGTCTCATTTGAATGGAACTCGGGCAGCGTTGTCCTCAATCACTGTAGTCTGGAGGTTCCGGCGGGAGAGTTTTGGATGCTCCTGGGAACCAATGGCAGTGGTAAGTCAACGCTGCTGAGGATTTTGGCGGATTTACTGCCTCGCAAGGGGGGGCAAGTGGAGATGCACGGCCAGGTAGGTTTTGTGTTCCAGAATCCCGATCATCAGTTGGTGATGCCGACGGTGGGGGCGGATGTAGCCTTTGGTTTAGTCGAAGAACGCCTTACGGTTCCCCAGGTGCGGCAACGGGTGACGGAAGCCCTGACGTTGGTGAATTTACAAGATCTGCAACAACGGCCCATTTATGCTCTCAGTGGGGGGCAAAAACAACGGGTGGCTATTGCTGGGGCGATCGCCCGCCATTGTGATATTCTCCTGCTCGATGAACCTACGGCGTTACTCGATCCTGAGAGTCAGACGGATTTGGTGCAGCAGGTGAGTGAGTTAGTTCGCCAGCGACAGATGACGGCGTTGTGGGTGACTCATCGTCTGGATGAATTGGATTATTGTGATGGGGCCTTTCTCCTCGAAGGGGGGCGGGTGGTGGATTCGGGGGAACCGGAACGCCTGAAACGCCGCTTGATGTCCCAAGGCTAA
- a CDS encoding protein phosphatase 2C domain-containing protein, translated as MEENLAKLYCPNPTCQAVNDERHEFCQVCRTPLPKRYLWAMVLRDPDDSQLSRDWDDLDLGEIWCDRYWHKGDRVVLDTRPGNFPDLPEVVPPQLEPYLRLFPYRWHVPQLYGRAGAPSQLKGRSIWLLDEAPIRCGPSGVWILQPSLKEKWADASPLRQLNWLWQMARLWQPCCQEGVASSLLDYDRLRVEGGMVRLSHLAVDLHPQTLDRLGRFWSGLIERTAPPVRDYLRQLCDRLMQGSIKQEAQLIRALERAIQQVGDRHRYQTRVAARTDRGPSRARNEDACYPVTGQRSNSDQYALTLVCDGVGGHEGGDIASNLAIHIVEQHLRPFRDRRRHPDRDHLLQGIQDAILKANDAISDRNNKEQRHGRQRMGTTLVMALAQKQDLYITHIGDSRAYLITRHNCYPITIDDDVASREVRLGYAFYQEALQRPAAGSLIQALGMGSSNNLHPTTTHFVIDEDCICLLCSDGLSDYDRVERIWQREIQPLLDNGTNLQQAVSKLIEIANSQNGHDNVTISLLHLSVEKKPTNLPSEQDLLTCLNKLPRAVPQDRDETVGFLSDEDDAETQAFTSANLAPTQVRPAPKDKRRNWLQMTLLIALLAGILGGVAYALSQQQRSDNSLTEPDTAPTSPLPEGDGIADQLEEPTPIGVGDILRLDRPIELYSSPGTSAPPRTFPHENQFFIVSTMQRPDADSPEWLQLTPCVLPFPVGGWVTLEALKDAEFSLVDEIPPRCNDDGNDDNL; from the coding sequence ATGGAAGAAAACTTGGCAAAGTTGTACTGCCCCAATCCCACCTGTCAGGCTGTCAATGACGAACGCCACGAGTTTTGCCAAGTTTGTCGAACCCCCCTTCCCAAGCGTTATCTCTGGGCCATGGTCCTGCGCGATCCTGACGATAGCCAACTAAGCCGAGATTGGGATGACCTCGATCTCGGCGAAATCTGGTGCGATCGCTACTGGCACAAAGGCGATCGCGTCGTCCTCGACACTCGCCCGGGTAACTTCCCCGACTTACCGGAAGTCGTCCCCCCCCAACTTGAACCCTATCTACGACTGTTCCCCTACCGTTGGCACGTCCCCCAACTCTACGGACGAGCCGGGGCCCCCTCACAACTCAAAGGGCGTTCAATTTGGCTCCTAGACGAAGCCCCCATTCGTTGCGGCCCCTCAGGAGTCTGGATACTGCAACCAAGCCTTAAAGAAAAATGGGCCGACGCCTCCCCCCTGCGTCAACTGAACTGGCTTTGGCAAATGGCTCGTCTCTGGCAACCCTGCTGCCAAGAAGGAGTCGCCTCAAGTCTCCTAGACTACGATCGCCTGCGAGTCGAAGGGGGAATGGTGCGCCTGTCCCATCTCGCCGTCGACCTGCATCCCCAAACCCTCGATCGCCTCGGTCGCTTTTGGAGTGGTCTCATCGAACGCACCGCTCCCCCCGTCCGAGACTACCTCCGCCAACTGTGCGATCGCCTAATGCAAGGCAGCATCAAACAGGAAGCCCAACTCATTCGTGCCCTCGAACGAGCAATTCAACAGGTGGGCGATCGCCACCGTTATCAAACCCGAGTCGCCGCGCGCACCGATCGCGGCCCCAGTCGTGCCCGTAACGAAGATGCCTGCTATCCCGTCACCGGTCAACGGAGCAACTCCGACCAATACGCCCTAACCCTCGTTTGTGATGGCGTTGGCGGTCATGAAGGGGGAGACATCGCCTCCAACCTAGCCATCCACATCGTCGAGCAACACCTGCGTCCGTTTCGCGATCGCCGCCGTCACCCGGATCGCGATCACCTCCTGCAAGGGATTCAAGATGCCATTCTCAAAGCCAACGATGCCATCAGCGATCGCAACAACAAAGAACAACGCCATGGTCGCCAACGCATGGGAACCACCCTCGTCATGGCCTTGGCCCAAAAACAAGACCTCTACATCACCCATATCGGCGATAGTCGTGCCTATCTCATCACCCGTCACAACTGCTATCCCATCACCATCGACGACGATGTCGCCAGTCGCGAAGTTCGCCTCGGCTACGCCTTCTATCAAGAAGCCCTACAACGACCTGCCGCCGGGTCCCTTATCCAGGCCCTAGGCATGGGGTCTTCAAACAACCTACACCCCACCACCACCCACTTTGTTATTGACGAAGATTGCATCTGTCTCCTCTGTTCCGACGGACTCAGCGACTATGATCGCGTTGAGCGCATTTGGCAACGGGAGATTCAGCCCCTCCTCGATAACGGAACCAATCTTCAGCAAGCTGTCAGCAAACTCATTGAGATTGCCAACAGTCAAAACGGTCATGACAACGTCACCATTTCCCTACTTCATCTCAGCGTCGAAAAAAAGCCCACGAACCTTCCCTCCGAGCAAGATTTACTCACCTGCCTAAACAAACTACCTCGCGCTGTACCCCAAGATCGAGACGAAACCGTCGGCTTCCTCAGCGATGAAGACGATGCCGAAACCCAAGCCTTCACCTCAGCCAATCTTGCCCCAACCCAAGTGCGGCCCGCCCCAAAAGACAAGCGGCGAAACTGGCTGCAAATGACCCTACTGATTGCGCTCCTTGCGGGAATCCTAGGAGGGGTGGCCTATGCCCTCAGCCAGCAACAGCGGTCTGACAATTCGCTCACAGAACCCGACACAGCCCCCACATCGCCGCTCCCCGAAGGCGATGGCATTGCCGATCAGCTCGAAGAACCTACCCCCATCGGTGTCGGCGATATCCTGCGTCTCGACCGTCCAATTGAGCTTTACAGCAGTCCGGGTACGTCAGCGCCACCCCGGACCTTTCCCCATGAAAATCAGTTTTTCATTGTTTCAACCATGCAGCGCCCCGACGCAGACTCTCCGGAATGGTTACAACTCACCCCCTGCGTCTTGCCTTTCCCCGTCGGCGGTTGGGTGACCTTAGAAGCGCTCAAAGATGCAGAATTTTCTCTAGTCGACGAGATTCCTCCACGCTGCAATGATGACGGCAATGACGACAATTTATGA